In Rhipicephalus microplus isolate Deutch F79 unplaced genomic scaffold, USDA_Rmic scaffold_37, whole genome shotgun sequence, the genomic window GAATGCAGAATGATAAGATGCGGGCGCGGCACAGGGCGACGGAGATGAGGGTAATGAGCAAAGAGGAATGCACAGCAGTAGGAGTCAAGAAGCCCGAGGAACTAGAAATATAACTTagaagagtgaaactttgggctagttggtattgcatgatgaagaacgtacagcgcgaacacaagacgggaatactaaagaagggacacagacaagcgctgactagcaactgaatttttattaacacagaagcggaaaatatatacggaaaaacaacagaaacaagaaaactgaaaaaatttacagcatgacaaagattcttccatgttattgttacatgcgctcttctagaaaagataattctttggccgataacccgatggaagccatgctgatgcatcgcgacccttcttttgcgatatgagcggcttcaatgatttcacgagtacgcatgtcctgatgtctgccgatgattgttgtttcttcaaacaggggtgtgcaaccacaggaactgcaatgaatggccaaaaaaccttctttggcgttgcgcacattatttttgtgctctcggaggcggtcatttagacaccttccagtttggcctatatagcaacacccgcatgaaagtggaatgcgataaatgacattatgtgaacaatctagaaatttcttacgatgcttggtagtgcactggcgtttcctttttttgacaggacaggtgacacgtgaaagatatgacaatttgtgaggtgctgaaaaaaccactcgaacgccgcactgttgccctattttcctgagacgatgtgaaatattatgcatgtatggtatgaccgaaatcttcttgcctcgaccggtttccatgcttgcctgctgaacattttcctggcagcttttcttcttttttctgtaaattaCTTCCGCTACCGATGTGAGCAGCTTATGTGGATAACCTGCTGCTTCGAGCCGACGAATCTGCGCCAAGAAACTTCTAGTGACAACGTGGTGACATGATTTATCTAATGCGTTGGAAAGACATGTTTGAACAATGCTTCGCTTGACTAACTTAGTGTGTGACGATGTGTACGGCAACAACGGTTTTTGTGCTCGTGGTTCGTACATCCAACATGAATGTTGATTGGCAAATGTTAGTCTGAGATCTAAAAAACGAATGCTGTTGTCTTCTGGCATTTCATGTGTGATACACAGAGGCGACAGGCACTCTTTAAATAATGATATGAGGTGACTTGTTGCAACTTGAAAGTTATCTGCATTGCGCTTGGCGCTTGAGAATCACAAGATAATCATCTACAAAACGGAAGGTTTTCAGAACACTGCtaccattgagccgtgcgttaagAGCTCTGTCTAACTTTGCTAGATAGAGGTCACTCAACAGTGGGGCAATGCATGAGCCTATAGACACACCAttcttttgaagaaaaatttcattgTTCCATTCAACATAGGTAGATTTAAGGTAAAACGAGACAAGGTCAAGGAAAGCACCGCCACTAATACAAGTCGTGTTCTGGAATGCTACGGATCCAAATTCATCGATGCATTCTTCGATACATGAAATTAGTTCTTTGGATGGCAGAGAATAATACAAGTCTTTCACATCGATTGAAAAGGCGGTGAGCTGTTCGTTCGGGTTTTGGTTGATGAAGCTTATGACCTCTTGCGAATTACGGATGAGGAAAGGATCATCAATTTTGAGCAGCTTCAAATTTTGTTGAATGAAACTCGCTAGTGCTTTCTGCCACGTTCCTTTTTCTGAAATTATTACGCGAAAAGGTGAGTCTTCTTTGTGGGTTTTGCATGAAAAAAACATATCTAGGGCTAAATTCTGACATTTACCTATCGTTAGTGCCAGCTTTTTTAGATCTAGTTGCGAGCAAAGTAAGATGGCTTTTTCCTTAACTTTTGCTAGGGATACATCAGGGCACCGTTTAAACACAGAGAGAACAGCGTCATGCGCTTTTTGAAGGTACACATCATTTGGTAGTACAGCAAAACCTCCCTCTTTATCTGCTGGTACGACACACAGTTCATTCCGGAGCAAGAACGTGGAGACTTTCTTTAGAGGCAAGTTGTGGCTTGTGGGCTTACCATGCATCAGAACGTCAACGCCCTCGGAAACGCACCTGTCGCACTCATTCGTCGGTGCGAGGCTTGAGACCTGTCGAACCACAGATAGCAGCTCCGCGGGAGTCTTTCTCTGTTCCACTGCAAACTTTGGGCCCAGCCCCAGGGTGCGGCGCACTTGTTCTGAAAGCTGGACGTCATCAGCGACGTGGACGACGCCTTCCTGACGCGGTCTAGTTGGCTGCACAATCCGTAGTTGCCTCAGAGCACATTGCCACATATGTTCGACAGTGGAGTCTATAAGATTGTTATATTCTCGCCACCTTTTTCTCCTGCCAGCTGGTAGCCTTTCGTTGTGGTGAAGTTGTAGATTCAGGGTGTCCCGGTGGAGTCGTGCTTGCCTTTGCCATTCGGACCTTAGGATTTTGCACATCCTAACGCCATGGTGGTCCGAAGGGCTGAAGCCACCAAACAAGCTTTTTACTTCCGGAGGGAGCTGTTTTTTTCGAATGCAGAATGATAAGATGCGGGCGCGGCACAGGGCGACGGAGATGAGGGTAATGAGCAAAGAGGAATGCACAGCAGTAGGAGTCAAGAAGCCCGAGGAACTAGAAATATAACTTagaagagtgaaactttgggctagttggtattgcatgatgaagaacgtacagcgcgaacacaagacgggaatactaaagaagggacacagacaagcgctgactagcaactgaatttttattaacacagaagcggaaaatatatacggaaaaacaacagaaacaagaaaactgaaaaaatttaCAGCATGACAAAGATTCTTCCATGTTATTGTTACATGTCATGCTGTAAACTTTGTCATGCTGtaaattttttcagttttcttgtttctgttgtttttccgtatatattttccgcttctgtgttaataaaaattcagttgctagtcagcgcttgtctgtgtcccttctttagtattcccgtcttgtgttcgcgctgtacgttcttcatcatgcaataccaactagcccaaagtttcactcttctAAGTTATATTTCTAGTTCCTCGGGCTTCTTGACTCCTACTGCTGTGCATTCCTCTTTGCTCATTACCCTCATCTCCGTCGCCCTGTGAAATAGAAATATAGAAATATAGAAATATAACTTagaagagtgaaactttgggctagttggtattgcatgatgaagaacgtacagcgcgaacacaagacgggaatactaaagaagggacacagacaagcgctgactagcaactgaatttttattaacacagaagcggaaaatatatacggaaaaacaacagaaacaagaaaactgaaaaaatttaCAGCATGACAAAGATTCTTCCATGTTATTGTTACATGTCATGCTGTAAACTTTGTCATGCTGtaaattttttcagttttcttgtttctgttgtttttccgtatatattttccgcttctgtgttaataaaaattcagttgctagtcagcgcttgtctgtgtcccttctttagtattcccgtcttgtgttcgcgctgtacgttcttcatcatgcaataccaactagcccaaagtttcactcttctAAGTTATATTTCTAGTTCCTCGGGCTTCTTGACTCCTACTGCTGTGCATTCCTCTTTGCTCATTACCCTCATCTCCGTCGCCCTGTGCCGCGCCCGCATCTTATCATTCTGCATTCGAAAAAAACAGCTCCCTCCGGAAGTAAAAAGCTTGTTTGGTGGCTTCAGCCCTTCGGACCACCATGGCGTTAGGATGTGCAAAATCCTAAGGTCCGAATGGCAAAGGCAAGCACGACTCCACCGGGACACCCTGAATCTACAACTTCACCACAACGAAAGGCTACCAGCTGGCAGGAGAAAAAGGTGGCGAGAATATAACAATCTTATAGACTCCACTGTCGAACATATGTGGCAATGTGCTCTGAGGCAACTACGGATTGTGCAGCCAACTAGACCGCGTCAGGAAGGCGTCGTCCACGTCGCTGATGACGTCCAGCTTTCAGAACAAGTGCGCCGCACCCTGGGGCTGGGCCCAAAGTTTGCAGTGGAACAGAGAAAGACTCCCGCGGAGCTGCTATCTGTGGTTCGACAGGTCTCAAGCCTCGCACCGACGAATGAGTGCGACAGGTGCGTTTCCGAGGGCGTTGACGTTCTGATGCATGGTAAGCCCACAAGCCACAACTTGCCTCTAAAGAAAGTCTCCACGTTCTTGCTCCGGAATGAACTGTGTGTCGTACCAGCAGATAAAGAGGGAGGTTTTGCTGTACTACCAAATGATGTGTACCTTCAAAAAGCGCATGACGCTGTTCTCTCTGTGTTTAAACGGTGCCCTGATGTATCCCTAGCAAAAGTTAAGGAAAAAGCCATCTTACTTTGCTCGCAACTAGATCTAAAAAAGCTGGCACTAACGATAGGTAAATGTCAGAATTTAGCCCTAGATATGTTTTTTTCATGCAAAACCCACAAAGAAGACTCACCTTTTCGCGTAATAATTTCAGAAAAAGGAACGTGGCAGAAAGCACTAGCGAGTTTCATTCAACAAAATTTGAAGCTGCTCAAAATTGATGATCCTTTCCTCATCCGTAATTCGCAAGAGGTCATAAGCTTCATCAACCAAAACCCGAACGAACAGCTCACCGCCTTTTCAATCGATGTGAAAGACTTGTATTATTCTCTGCCATCCAAAGAACTAATTTCATGTATCGAAGAATGCATCGATGAATTTGGATCCGTAGCATTCCAGAACACGACTTGTATTAGTGGCGGTGCTTTCCTTGACCTTGTCTCGTTTTACCTTAAATCTACCTATGTTGAATGGAAcaatgaaatttttcttcaaaagaaTGGTGTGTCTATAGGCTCATGCATTGCCCCACTGTTGAGTGACCTCTATCTAGCAAAGTTAGACAGAGCTcttaacgcacggctcaatggtaGCAGTGTTCTGAAAACCTTCCGTTTTGTAGATGATTATCTTGTGATTCTCAAGCGCAATGCAGATAACTTTCAAGTTGCAACAAGTCACCTCATATCATTATTTAAAGAGTGCCTGTCGCCTCTGTGTATCACACATGAAATGCCAGAAGACAACAGCATTCGTTTTTTAGATCTCAGACTAACATTTGCCAATCAACATTCATGTTGGATGTACGAACCACGAGCACAAAAACCGTTGTTGCCGTACACATCGTCACACACTAAGTTAGTCAAGCGAAGCATTGTTCAAACATGTCTTTCCAACGCATTAGATAAATCATGTCACCACGTTGTCACTAGAAGTTTCTTGGCGCAGATTCGTCGGCTCGAAGCAGCAGGTTATCCACATAAGCTGCTCACATCGGTAGCGGAAGtaatttacagaaaaaagaagaaaagctgccaggaaaatgttcagcaggcaagcatggaaaccggtcgaggcaagaagatttcggtcataccatacatgcataatatttcacatcgtctcaggaaaatagggcaacagtgcggcgttcgagtggttttttcagcacctcacaaattgtcatatctttcacgtgtcacctgtcctgtcaaaaaaaggaaacgccagtgcactaccaagcatcgtaagaaatttctagattgttcacataatgtcatttatcgcattccactttcatgcgggtgttgctatataggccaaactggaaggtgtctaaatgaccgcctccgagagcacaaaaataatgtgcgcaacgccaaagaaggttttttggccattcattgcagttcctgtggttgcacacccctgtttgaagaaacaacaatcatcggcagacatcaggacatgcgtactcgtgaaatcattgaagccgctcatatcgcaaaagaagggtcgcgatgcatcagcatggcttccatcgggttatcggc contains:
- the LOC142786891 gene encoding uncharacterized protein LOC142786891, producing MPEDNSIRFLDLRLTFANQHSCWMYEPRAQKPLLPYTSSHTKLVKRSIVQTCLSNALDKSCHHVVTRSFLAQIRRLEAAGYPHKLLTSVAEVIYRKKKKSCQENVQQASMETGRGKKISVIPYMHNISHRLRKIGQQCGVRVVFSAPHKLSYLSRVTCPVKKRKRQCTTKHRKKFLDCSHNVIYRIPLSCGCCYIGQTGRCLNDRLREHKNNVRNAKEGFLAIHCSSCGCTPLFEETTIIGRHQDMRTREIIEAAHIAKEGSRCISMASIGLSAKELSFLEERM
- the LOC142786889 gene encoding uncharacterized protein LOC142786889, whose protein sequence is MQYQLAQSFTLLSYISSSSGFLTPTAVHSSLLITLISVALCRARILSFCIRKKQLPPEVKSLFGGFSPSDHHGVRMCKILRSEWQRQARLHRDTLNLQLHHNERLPAGRRKRWREYNNLIDSTVEHMWQCALRQLRIVQPTRPRQEGVVHVADDVQLSEQVRRTLGLGPKFAVEQRKTPAELLSVVRQVSSLAPTNECDRCVSEGVDVLMHGKPTSHNLPLKKVSTFLLRNELCVVPADKEGGFAVLPNDVYLQKAHDAVLSVFKRCPDVSLAKVKEKAILLCSQLDLKKLALTIGKCQNLALDMFFSCKTHKEDSPFRVIISEKGTWQKALASFIQQNLKLLKIDDPFLIRNSQEVISFINQNPNEQLTAFSIDVKDLYYSLPSKELISCIEECIDEFGSVAFQNTTCISGGAFLDLVSFYLKSTYVEWNNEIFLQKNGVSIGSCIAPLLSDLYLAKLDRALNARLNGSSVLKTFRFVDDYLVILKRQAQCR